Proteins from one Listeria innocua genomic window:
- a CDS encoding PhzF family phenazine biosynthesis protein, protein MNISVYVASAFSKNNNGGNKAGVVLNEPTLTTQQKMAIAKQLGYAETAFVTDSKIADYKLEYFTPKEEVDLCGHATIGSFAILMHLNRLHKNQYTIETNSGVLTITLKDGTIFMEQNRPNFYDIIPPNELTECFDLNKVNTNYQVQIVSTGLKDILIPIKSEIDLHALEPNFEKIREVSATYDVVGMHLYTFNNDRIICRNFAPLYDINEEAATGTSNAALACYLYKNHYLRKENYLFEQGYSLDSPSEVLVNLALSNNDEIEKVFVGGKGYYCEKKNLTIE, encoded by the coding sequence ATGAACATATCCGTATACGTTGCAAGCGCATTTAGCAAAAATAACAACGGCGGAAATAAAGCTGGCGTAGTATTAAATGAACCAACATTAACTACCCAACAAAAAATGGCGATTGCAAAACAACTAGGCTATGCGGAAACAGCTTTTGTAACCGATTCTAAAATTGCCGATTATAAATTAGAATATTTTACACCAAAAGAAGAAGTTGATTTATGCGGGCATGCGACTATTGGTTCTTTTGCGATATTGATGCATTTAAATAGACTTCATAAGAATCAATATACAATCGAAACAAATAGCGGTGTTCTTACTATTACATTAAAAGACGGTACTATCTTCATGGAGCAAAATCGCCCAAATTTCTATGATATAATCCCGCCAAATGAGCTAACTGAATGCTTTGACTTAAACAAGGTTAATACAAACTATCAAGTTCAAATTGTCTCAACTGGTTTAAAAGATATATTAATTCCAATCAAAAGTGAAATAGATTTACATGCCTTAGAGCCAAATTTTGAAAAGATCCGGGAAGTTAGTGCGACTTATGATGTCGTTGGAATGCATCTTTATACTTTTAATAACGACCGAATTATTTGTCGGAATTTCGCCCCGCTATACGACATTAATGAAGAAGCAGCAACAGGGACTTCGAATGCTGCTTTAGCATGTTATCTTTATAAAAATCATTACTTGCGAAAAGAGAATTATCTGTTTGAACAGGGCTATTCTTTGGACTCGCCTTCTGAAGTCTTAGTTAATTTAGCATTGAGTAATAATGATGAGATAGAAAAAGTGTTTGTGGGTGGTAAAGGATATTACTGTGAAAAGAAGAATTTAACTATTGAATAG
- a CDS encoding DUF5105 domain-containing protein codes for MKKGLFSMVLVLAMVLVLSACGGASRVEPKKAGEITVNAVVYNKDTDKVKDVYGEDGSKFEKEFETSFKESFISTFTASFSSDVNLDKQVDDFYNALRKQVNEKTSYTTKVTNDDKESPEIQFAVKGLDMKGVQTELVEELTKAATADPSIATDDQKMAEKTMEIYTKAVQNADAVSEAKTITLKLKADPDDDSLWKMQNDMAFMQELTTAFFMGGMN; via the coding sequence ATGAAAAAAGGGTTATTTAGCATGGTTCTTGTGCTTGCGATGGTACTTGTTTTAAGTGCATGTGGCGGCGCATCAAGGGTTGAACCAAAAAAAGCAGGAGAAATCACAGTTAACGCCGTTGTTTATAATAAAGACACGGATAAAGTTAAAGACGTATATGGTGAAGATGGTTCTAAATTCGAAAAAGAATTTGAAACTAGTTTTAAAGAAAGCTTCATTAGTACATTCACTGCAAGTTTTTCAAGTGATGTTAACTTAGACAAACAAGTGGATGATTTCTATAATGCACTTCGTAAACAAGTAAACGAAAAAACATCGTACACTACTAAAGTAACAAATGACGACAAAGAAAGTCCAGAAATTCAGTTCGCTGTTAAAGGCCTAGACATGAAGGGCGTTCAAACAGAATTAGTAGAAGAACTAACAAAAGCAGCAACTGCTGATCCATCAATTGCTACAGATGATCAAAAAATGGCTGAAAAAACAATGGAAATCTACACTAAAGCTGTTCAAAATGCAGATGCAGTATCAGAAGCAAAAACAATTACACTTAAACTAAAAGCAGATCCAGATGATGATTCATTATGGAAAATGCAAAACGATATGGCATTCATGCAAGAATTAACAACAGCATTCTTCATGGGTGGCATGAACTAA
- a CDS encoding NAD(P)-dependent oxidoreductase: protein MKIGIIGATGRAGSRILEEAKSRGHEVTAIVRNAGKITQTHKDINILQKDIFDLTLSDLSDQNVVVDAYGVSPDEAEKHVDSLDHLISVLNGTVSPRLIVVGGAASLQIDEDGNTLLESKGLREAPYYPTARAQAKQLEHLKANKAEFSWTYISPSAMFEPGERTGEYQSGKDHLLFGSDGNSFISMEDYAIAVLDEIERPNHLNERFTVAGK, encoded by the coding sequence TGGTATTATTGGCGCTACGGGTCGAGCTGGTTCAAGAATTTTAGAAGAAGCAAAAAGTCGTGGCCACGAAGTAACAGCTATTGTAAGAAATGCTGGGAAAATAACGCAAACGCATAAAGATATTAATATTTTACAAAAAGATATTTTTGATTTAACGCTTTCAGATTTATCTGATCAAAATGTCGTCGTTGATGCTTATGGTGTCAGCCCAGATGAAGCAGAAAAACATGTGGATTCGCTTGATCATCTGATTTCTGTTTTAAATGGAACTGTATCTCCGCGCCTAATTGTCGTTGGCGGGGCAGCAAGTCTTCAAATTGATGAAGATGGTAACACCCTTTTAGAATCAAAAGGACTTAGAGAAGCACCATACTATCCAACTGCTCGTGCTCAAGCAAAACAGTTGGAACATTTAAAAGCAAATAAGGCAGAGTTTAGTTGGACTTACATTAGCCCTTCTGCCATGTTTGAGCCAGGTGAACGTACTGGCGAATATCAATCTGGGAAAGATCATCTTTTATTTGGTAGTGATGGTAATAGTTTTATCAGCATGGAAGATTATGCTATCGCCGTTTTAGATGAGATTGAGCGACCAAACCACTTAAATGAACGATTTACAGTGGCTGGAAAATAA
- a CDS encoding DUF554 domain-containing protein yields the protein MVLLGALVNGLGILIGSIIGMKLHNIPERMKDTVMKGMGLSVIVLGIQMAFKTSNSLIVILSICFGAVIGEWLNIDYHLNQLGHWIERKVGAKGKSNVSKGFVTATLIFVIGAMGIIGALDSGIRGNHDVLYTKSVMDGFIALLLSTTLGWGVMLSAIPVFLFEGLIALFATQIDQFIPADLMALIIKELTATGGIMILAIGLNLLGLTKIRVANLVPGILVVALIVAGLYYF from the coding sequence ATGGTTCTACTTGGTGCGCTAGTTAATGGGCTAGGGATTTTAATTGGCTCTATAATTGGCATGAAATTACATAATATCCCTGAACGTATGAAAGATACTGTCATGAAAGGGATGGGTTTATCCGTTATCGTCCTTGGTATTCAAATGGCATTTAAAACGAGCAACTCGCTTATTGTTATTTTAAGTATTTGTTTTGGAGCTGTTATTGGTGAATGGCTTAATATAGATTACCATCTTAATCAACTCGGGCACTGGATTGAACGGAAAGTCGGTGCAAAAGGAAAAAGTAATGTTTCAAAAGGCTTTGTTACTGCTACACTTATTTTTGTGATTGGCGCGATGGGAATTATTGGCGCGCTTGATAGTGGCATTCGTGGTAATCATGATGTACTTTATACGAAATCAGTGATGGATGGATTTATCGCCCTTCTTCTTAGTACGACACTTGGTTGGGGCGTTATGCTCTCGGCTATTCCGGTGTTTTTATTTGAAGGCCTTATCGCGCTTTTTGCAACACAAATTGATCAATTCATTCCAGCAGACCTGATGGCACTTATTATTAAAGAACTAACGGCTACTGGCGGAATTATGATTTTGGCTATTGGTCTCAACCTGCTTGGTTTAACGAAAATTCGGGTCGCGAATCTGGTTCCGGGGATTTTGGTTGTTGCGCTGATTGTTGCGGGGCTTTATTATTTTTAA
- the ybaK gene encoding Cys-tRNA(Pro) deacylase yields the protein MNKKTNACRILDKQKISYQLREYEWSEDALDALHVAEETGNNPAQIFKTLVLTGDKTGNIVACIPADKTLHLKHLAKISRNKKCELIPVDTLEKLTGYIRGGCSPIGMKKLFPTFIDNSAEQLDTILISAGKRGLQIELAPFDLKKVVRAEFAMITED from the coding sequence TTGAATAAAAAAACAAATGCGTGTCGAATTTTGGATAAACAGAAGATTAGTTACCAATTACGTGAGTATGAATGGAGTGAAGACGCGCTTGATGCACTTCATGTTGCAGAAGAAACGGGGAATAATCCTGCGCAAATTTTTAAAACGCTCGTTCTTACTGGCGATAAAACAGGAAATATCGTCGCGTGCATTCCAGCTGATAAAACCTTGCATTTAAAACACTTAGCGAAGATTAGCAGGAATAAAAAATGTGAATTAATTCCAGTTGATACGTTGGAAAAGCTAACAGGTTATATTCGCGGTGGTTGTTCTCCTATTGGTATGAAGAAACTATTTCCAACTTTTATTGATAATAGTGCAGAACAGCTGGATACTATCTTAATTTCAGCCGGAAAAAGAGGACTTCAAATCGAACTAGCCCCTTTTGACTTAAAAAAAGTAGTGCGTGCGGAGTTTGCAATGATTACCGAAGATTAA
- a CDS encoding carbon-nitrogen hydrolase family protein, whose translation MVTLKVALVQQQAVPNDKEANLNLSIKYIKEAHRKGADLVLFPEMWSNGYAPPFETAFDEPMDAGFEEERTRWLADAVARDSAYVTTLRKLAKELNIGVCATYLSKTKQKPQNTAIIIDRNGEIILDYAKVHTCDFSLEALLQSGDEFNVCEFDGIKLGVMICYDREFPESARVLMLKGAEIILVPNACDMNPARLNQLNSRAFENMVGVAMANYPGEKWGRSTAFSPIVFDENEDYRDNTIIETDDVSEGIFIAEFNLDEIRSYRENETWGNAYRKPQTYTDLISLDVKEPFKRN comes from the coding sequence ATGGTTACACTTAAAGTCGCTTTAGTACAACAACAAGCAGTACCAAATGACAAAGAGGCAAATTTAAATTTATCTATAAAGTATATAAAAGAAGCGCACCGAAAAGGAGCCGATTTAGTCCTTTTTCCCGAAATGTGGTCAAACGGCTACGCGCCACCTTTTGAGACAGCCTTTGATGAGCCAATGGATGCTGGTTTTGAAGAAGAGCGCACGCGGTGGTTGGCAGATGCAGTAGCACGAGATAGCGCATACGTTACTACTTTAAGAAAACTCGCGAAAGAACTAAACATTGGCGTTTGTGCTACTTATTTATCTAAAACAAAACAAAAACCGCAAAATACAGCTATTATAATTGACCGAAATGGAGAAATAATTCTAGATTACGCTAAAGTCCATACGTGCGATTTCTCTTTAGAAGCATTGCTGCAAAGCGGGGACGAATTTAACGTTTGTGAGTTTGATGGCATAAAACTTGGTGTGATGATATGTTACGACAGAGAATTCCCGGAAAGCGCCAGAGTTTTAATGTTAAAAGGGGCAGAAATTATCCTTGTTCCAAATGCATGCGATATGAATCCAGCTAGACTGAACCAACTAAACTCTCGTGCTTTTGAAAATATGGTTGGCGTTGCAATGGCAAACTATCCTGGAGAGAAATGGGGCAGATCCACTGCTTTTTCCCCGATTGTTTTTGATGAAAATGAGGATTACCGCGATAATACGATTATTGAAACAGACGACGTTTCAGAAGGTATTTTTATTGCTGAATTTAATTTAGACGAGATTCGAAGTTACAGGGAAAATGAAACGTGGGGAAATGCCTACCGAAAACCGCAAACCTATACAGATTTAATAAGTTTAGATGTAAAAGAACCATTTAAACGAAATTAA